Proteins from a genomic interval of uncultured Desulfuromusa sp.:
- a CDS encoding IS6 family transposase, giving the protein MNNQITVYKGHRFPKSIISHAVWLYYRFSLSYREVEELLAVRGVEVSYESIWKWCLKFPSFYAKKLRKSAGQAGDIWYLDEVFIKIRGEQHYLWRAVDQDGDEIDVLVQHKSNKQAALRFFRKLFLKTGVRPYKIVTDKFRSYPAALKELSTRAPHETGRYQNNRAELSHQPTRQRERKMRRFKSQRQTQQFLSFHGLANNLFRHQRHLLSAKSSRTLRDRSFAIWEQDTGARNPTWL; this is encoded by the coding sequence ATGAATAATCAAATCACCGTCTACAAAGGCCATCGTTTTCCAAAATCCATTATCAGTCACGCTGTATGGCTCTACTACAGATTCTCGCTGAGCTATAGAGAAGTGGAAGAGCTTCTCGCTGTCCGAGGCGTGGAAGTCAGTTACGAATCTATCTGGAAGTGGTGCCTTAAATTTCCATCCTTCTACGCGAAAAAGCTGCGCAAGTCTGCTGGTCAGGCTGGTGACATCTGGTATCTGGATGAGGTTTTTATCAAAATACGGGGCGAACAGCACTACCTCTGGCGAGCAGTCGATCAGGATGGTGATGAAATCGACGTCCTGGTTCAACATAAGAGCAACAAACAAGCGGCGCTTCGTTTCTTCCGCAAGTTGTTTCTGAAAACTGGCGTACGTCCATACAAGATCGTGACCGATAAATTCCGCAGCTACCCAGCCGCGTTAAAAGAGTTATCAACCAGGGCACCACATGAGACGGGTCGGTATCAAAACAATCGAGCGGAACTTTCACACCAACCCACCCGACAGCGTGAACGAAAAATGAGGCGTTTCAAGTCACAAAGACAAACCCAGCAATTTCTCTCCTTTCATGGCCTGGCAAACAACCTTTTTCGTCATCAGCGCCATTTACTGAGCGCAAAAAGCTCCCGCACCCTTCGAGATCGATCCTTTGCAATTTGGGAGCAGGATACCGGCGCCCGCAATCCTACTTGGTTGTAA
- a CDS encoding nitroreductase family protein, with translation MMLKFKIDKEKCIQCGICAKDCVANIIDLDSGWPRIQKEKEAACLRCQHCLAICPTGAVSILGKRPSQSAPLLGAFPDPAQLETLIKGRRSVRQYEDENLKPELLQRLLNVACQAPTGGNVRQVQLSVIEDKQTMDKFRQYTYAALEKLADEGKLPENRKGFSNFVLLWHKKNIDVLFRGAPHLLIASAPRNISSPVPDCVIALSYFELFAQSLGVGTVWDGLARYAIDELLPGVRKKLDIPENHMIGATMAFGQSAVQYQRTVENDSTNIVRCRVSL, from the coding sequence ATGATGCTGAAATTTAAAATTGATAAAGAGAAATGCATTCAATGCGGCATCTGTGCAAAAGATTGCGTGGCTAATATAATCGATCTAGATAGTGGATGGCCGCGTATTCAGAAAGAGAAAGAAGCTGCATGTCTAAGATGTCAGCATTGCTTGGCGATCTGCCCAACTGGGGCTGTTTCAATTCTTGGCAAGAGACCGAGTCAGAGTGCACCGCTACTGGGGGCTTTTCCAGACCCTGCCCAGCTGGAAACTCTTATCAAAGGCCGCCGTTCAGTTCGTCAGTATGAAGATGAGAACCTCAAGCCAGAGTTATTGCAGCGACTGCTTAATGTCGCATGTCAAGCTCCTACTGGGGGGAACGTTCGTCAGGTCCAGCTGAGTGTCATCGAGGATAAACAAACGATGGATAAGTTTCGTCAGTACACATATGCTGCTCTCGAAAAACTGGCCGATGAGGGAAAACTGCCCGAAAATCGAAAGGGGTTTTCCAACTTTGTTTTGCTCTGGCACAAAAAAAATATCGATGTGTTGTTTAGGGGAGCTCCTCATCTTTTAATTGCATCGGCCCCTCGCAATATTTCTTCACCGGTACCCGATTGTGTGATTGCTCTATCCTACTTCGAACTGTTTGCCCAGAGTCTGGGTGTCGGTACAGTCTGGGATGGTTTGGCTCGTTACGCCATCGATGAATTATTGCCGGGAGTGCGAAAGAAGCTCGATATACCAGAAAACCACATGATCGGTGCCACCATGGCCTTTGGTCAATCAGCAGTTCAATACCAGCGCACGGTCGAAAACGATAGTACTAATATCGTGCGTTGTCGAGTTTCGCTTTAA
- a CDS encoding ABC transporter ATP-binding protein, whose amino-acid sequence MKRFQDLFLYSRRALELVWSTSHKLAIIFAGLTLLAGIFPAGIAWVSQLIVDSVVAAMEQFRQTGSAATDLVLLYVLCEGGLVILLTGCQRGISTCQALLRALLGQKISLLILEKAQQLTQSQFEDAEFYDKLLRARREASTRPLSLVTGTFGLLQNVISLVSYAILLLQFSPWAVLILISGGIPEFLSEAKFSGDKFRLFRRRTPETRMQMYLETVLTREDYAKEVKLFQFGPLLLQRYREIFSRIFTEDRALTLKRDRWGFALGLLSTAAFYGAYVWIAMSAIKGNISLGQMTMYLLLFRHGQSAVSACLKAISGMYEDNLYLSNLYEYLEQPIAEKNGLLSQGNKSGDGVRFENVSFCYPNSDEPALQNISLHLKPGESMALVGANGSGKTTLIKLLTRLYRPSQGRILLDGVDLQEWNAEALRQRIGVIFQDYGRYQFLVGENIGIGDVRHFGDRDRWQEAARKGLSADFIESLPDQYDTQLGKWFNRGRELSGGQWQKIALSRAFMRSGADLLVLDEPTATMDAAAEAAVFEHFRSSSQGKMNILISHRFSTVRKFDQILVFDKGQVIESGDHEQLMSQNGKYAYLFCLQAAGYKDGA is encoded by the coding sequence TTGAAGCGATTTCAAGATCTCTTTCTTTACAGCCGCCGAGCACTGGAGTTGGTCTGGTCTACGAGCCACAAACTGGCGATTATTTTTGCCGGACTGACCTTGTTAGCAGGGATTTTCCCGGCTGGTATCGCTTGGGTCAGTCAGTTGATAGTCGACAGCGTGGTTGCTGCGATGGAGCAGTTCCGGCAAACGGGAAGCGCTGCGACTGATCTGGTTCTGCTTTATGTCTTATGTGAAGGAGGGCTGGTTATTCTGCTGACAGGATGCCAGCGGGGAATTTCAACCTGTCAGGCATTATTAAGAGCACTGTTGGGTCAAAAGATCAGCTTGCTGATTTTAGAAAAAGCCCAACAGTTGACCCAGTCTCAGTTCGAAGATGCAGAGTTTTACGATAAATTGTTACGTGCTCGGCGTGAGGCATCCACCCGTCCATTAAGTCTTGTTACCGGAACTTTTGGTTTGTTGCAAAATGTAATTTCTCTTGTCAGCTACGCCATTCTGCTGCTGCAGTTTTCCCCTTGGGCAGTGCTCATTCTGATTTCAGGCGGTATCCCGGAATTTTTGTCGGAAGCAAAGTTTTCTGGTGATAAATTCCGCCTGTTTCGCCGCCGCACCCCGGAAACCCGAATGCAGATGTATCTTGAAACAGTTTTGACACGAGAAGATTATGCTAAAGAGGTTAAACTGTTTCAGTTCGGCCCGTTGCTATTACAACGCTACCGAGAAATTTTTTCCAGAATTTTTACCGAAGACCGGGCTTTGACCTTAAAGCGTGACCGTTGGGGGTTTGCTTTAGGCCTGCTCAGTACTGCCGCTTTTTATGGAGCCTACGTCTGGATTGCCATGTCGGCAATTAAAGGCAATATCAGTTTGGGGCAGATGACGATGTATCTGTTGCTGTTTCGTCACGGACAGAGCGCGGTGTCTGCTTGCCTTAAAGCGATTAGCGGCATGTATGAAGATAACCTTTATCTATCTAATTTGTATGAATATCTCGAACAGCCGATAGCTGAAAAGAACGGGCTTTTGTCACAGGGGAATAAGTCCGGTGATGGCGTCAGGTTCGAGAACGTCAGTTTCTGCTATCCAAACAGCGACGAACCTGCATTGCAGAATATCAGTCTACATCTGAAGCCGGGTGAAAGTATGGCGCTGGTCGGTGCAAACGGTTCCGGGAAAACCACCCTGATCAAATTGTTAACCCGCTTATATCGACCATCCCAAGGCCGCATTTTGCTTGATGGCGTCGATCTGCAAGAATGGAATGCCGAAGCCTTGAGACAGAGGATCGGTGTGATTTTTCAGGATTATGGCCGCTATCAATTCTTGGTCGGTGAAAATATCGGTATTGGTGATGTACGGCACTTTGGCGACCGTGATCGCTGGCAGGAAGCCGCCAGAAAGGGGCTGTCTGCCGATTTTATCGAAAGCCTCCCTGACCAATACGATACCCAGTTGGGAAAGTGGTTCAATAGGGGCCGTGAACTTTCTGGCGGGCAATGGCAGAAAATAGCACTCTCCAGAGCATTTATGCGTTCAGGTGCTGACCTTTTAGTGCTGGATGAACCGACTGCAACCATGGATGCCGCTGCAGAAGCTGCAGTATTCGAACATTTTAGGTCCTCAAGCCAGGGGAAAATGAATATACTGATATCGCACCGTTTCTCCACGGTGCGGAAATTCGATCAGATTCTTGTTTTTGATAAGGGGCAAGTCATAGAATCGGGTGATCATGAACAATTGATGTCTCAGAACGGTAAGTATGCGTATCTTTTTTGTCTTCAGGCAGCAGGCTATAAAGACGGAGCGTGA
- a CDS encoding MarC family protein, translating to MMLQLFINIFLKMFLLLTPFFVVSAFLSLTKDMSKSERQRIAIKVTFAIILACFVLFLFGSYLFSVLGITLDAFRIGAGAILFLSAVSLVQGKEAVSAQEPKEYIAVVPLAIPITVGPGTIGALLVMGAGLKTVPEKITASLGLLCAVIAVGALLIAAGRLESILGQQGLTILTKLTGLFLSAIAAQIFFTGLVSFIN from the coding sequence ATGATGTTACAACTATTTATCAATATATTTCTGAAGATGTTTTTGCTTCTCACGCCTTTTTTTGTTGTGTCAGCATTTCTGTCCCTAACCAAAGACATGTCTAAATCTGAGCGTCAAAGAATCGCAATCAAGGTCACCTTTGCTATTATTCTGGCATGTTTTGTCCTTTTTCTGTTCGGGAGTTATCTTTTTTCCGTGCTTGGCATTACTCTCGACGCATTTCGTATCGGCGCCGGAGCAATCCTCTTTCTTTCAGCAGTTTCTCTGGTCCAGGGAAAAGAAGCTGTTTCTGCTCAGGAGCCTAAAGAATACATAGCTGTTGTTCCCCTGGCTATTCCAATCACTGTTGGGCCTGGAACAATCGGCGCACTATTAGTCATGGGCGCTGGACTGAAAACGGTTCCTGAAAAAATAACCGCCAGCCTGGGGCTCCTTTGCGCTGTTATTGCAGTCGGGGCTCTGTTAATTGCCGCAGGTCGATTAGAGAGTATTCTTGGCCAGCAAGGCCTAACAATTCTTACCAAATTAACGGGGCTATTTCTCTCGGCCATTGCTGCACAGATATTTTTCACCGGCCTCGTGAGCTTCATAAACTGA
- a CDS encoding ABC transporter ATP-binding protein, whose product MSIELQNIEKSFGSRVLFKKLSLNIKQGEFHVLVGPSGEGKSTLLSIIAGLQKPDSGEIYLNDSCVTALAPQSRDVGFVFQEYALFPHLTALQNVEYGLKAGGAEKHVVTDKSQYYLSLVNLTGEQHKYPSMLSGGQKQRVALARALANEPKALLLDEPLSHLDDEIRKQLQLELKELQEKTSVTMLLVTHNMTEAVTLGQRISFLRRGKIDRTVNVNALV is encoded by the coding sequence ATGAGTATTGAACTTCAGAACATTGAAAAATCATTTGGCTCACGGGTCTTGTTTAAAAAACTGTCACTCAATATCAAGCAGGGTGAGTTTCACGTCCTGGTTGGCCCCAGTGGTGAGGGGAAGAGCACCCTTTTATCGATTATCGCCGGACTACAGAAGCCAGATAGCGGGGAGATCTACCTTAACGACAGCTGTGTGACAGCGCTTGCGCCACAAAGTCGCGATGTTGGCTTCGTGTTTCAGGAATATGCCCTTTTCCCGCACCTGACAGCTCTGCAGAACGTTGAGTATGGACTGAAAGCCGGTGGCGCAGAAAAGCATGTGGTGACTGATAAGAGCCAGTATTATCTCTCTCTGGTCAACCTGACTGGAGAACAACATAAATATCCTTCGATGCTCAGTGGTGGGCAGAAGCAGCGGGTTGCTCTGGCCAGGGCTCTGGCGAACGAGCCAAAAGCCCTGCTGTTGGATGAACCCTTAAGCCATTTGGATGATGAAATCCGCAAGCAGTTGCAACTTGAACTGAAAGAATTACAGGAGAAAACCAGCGTCACTATGCTGCTGGTGACCCATAATATGACCGAAGCGGTGACTCTGGGGCAACGAATCTCTTTTTTGAGGCGGGGCAAGATTGACCGAACTGTGAATGTGAATGCTTTGGTTTGA
- a CDS encoding ABC transporter permease has translation MNTSLQTMTIPQNKRVWSKYLFRFDLLMAGLTALFFSLIALVLLSLVGAASWSEIIEHVSSPQGMSAIFLSLATSLTVVALTLLIGFPVAYILALKQFKGKAILETLIDLPIIMPPLVTGLSLLLLLKPSNPLGGLLQEAGIGILFTPYGIVLAQFFVASPFFIKTARESIVAIPGNLLAASATLNASDFYTFRKVILPLCRKGACAGLAMTWARALGEFGATAMVAGSIPGKTETMTISIYMEAMSGGMSNSISTALVLVMFSFTLLFILKVQAGRQHEY, from the coding sequence ATGAATACATCGCTCCAAACTATGACCATACCGCAGAACAAGAGAGTCTGGTCAAAGTATCTGTTCCGATTTGACCTGCTGATGGCTGGTCTGACGGCGCTGTTTTTTAGTCTGATTGCTCTGGTTCTCTTGTCGCTGGTTGGAGCGGCCTCCTGGAGTGAGATCATTGAGCATGTTTCTTCCCCCCAGGGAATGAGCGCCATTTTTCTGAGTTTGGCAACATCCCTCACAGTTGTTGCGTTGACCCTGCTTATCGGATTTCCTGTGGCCTATATACTGGCGCTGAAACAGTTCAAGGGAAAAGCAATTCTTGAGACTCTCATCGATCTGCCGATTATCATGCCACCACTCGTCACGGGACTGAGCCTGCTTTTGCTGCTTAAACCGAGTAACCCTCTCGGCGGGCTGTTGCAGGAGGCAGGGATCGGTATTCTCTTTACCCCCTACGGGATTGTGTTGGCCCAGTTTTTTGTTGCGTCTCCGTTTTTTATCAAGACAGCACGGGAAAGCATTGTTGCCATTCCTGGAAACCTGCTGGCCGCTTCTGCAACCCTGAATGCCTCAGATTTTTATACCTTCCGCAAGGTGATCTTGCCTCTATGCCGCAAAGGAGCATGTGCCGGTTTAGCCATGACCTGGGCTCGTGCACTGGGTGAGTTCGGAGCCACCGCAATGGTGGCGGGAAGTATTCCTGGCAAGACGGAAACTATGACTATTTCCATCTATATGGAAGCGATGAGCGGAGGCATGAGCAATTCGATCTCCACCGCTCTGGTTCTGGTCATGTTCTCCTTTACCTTGCTCTTTATCCTGAAGGTTCAAGCAGGGCGCCAACATGAGTATTGA
- a CDS encoding DUF364 domain-containing protein has product MFYDQLKERFLALAIKHSLLQEPVAISARILSNEEAIGNPTRQDYPLLKGKEFLMAARFKDSQGQAFTDAPSEQISTLEAILDRPFDSVSNRAIFIATLNAVMRSLQPEIMTIHCHDDEPEDCAREMMRRIKQMSIKKVGLVGLQPAILEALVETFGADHVICVDRDESQLGSSKYGVSIKWGDEQETADLFVKSDLVLATGSTVVNGSLPGLLQLAKDAQTEIIFYGTSIAGAAELMNLKRFCFKAV; this is encoded by the coding sequence ATGTTCTACGATCAGTTAAAAGAACGATTTTTGGCTTTGGCAATAAAACACTCACTTTTGCAAGAACCAGTTGCTATCAGTGCCCGGATTCTGAGTAATGAAGAAGCGATCGGCAATCCTACCCGTCAGGACTACCCACTGCTTAAGGGTAAAGAATTTCTGATGGCTGCCAGATTCAAAGATAGCCAAGGACAAGCCTTTACTGATGCTCCAAGTGAACAAATCTCGACATTGGAAGCGATCCTTGATCGGCCGTTTGACAGTGTCTCGAATCGGGCAATCTTCATTGCGACTCTTAATGCGGTTATGCGCTCTCTGCAACCAGAAATAATGACCATCCATTGTCACGATGATGAACCGGAAGACTGCGCGAGGGAGATGATGCGACGAATCAAACAGATGTCGATCAAAAAAGTTGGACTGGTCGGCCTGCAACCCGCAATTCTTGAAGCTCTGGTTGAGACTTTTGGTGCCGATCATGTTATCTGCGTTGATCGGGATGAAAGCCAGCTTGGCAGCAGCAAATACGGGGTGTCGATCAAATGGGGGGACGAGCAGGAGACCGCAGATCTGTTTGTAAAGTCCGATCTGGTTCTGGCCACCGGGTCCACTGTGGTTAATGGTTCCTTGCCGGGACTGTTGCAATTAGCAAAGGACGCTCAAACCGAAATTATTTTCTACGGAACCAGCATCGCTGGAGCCGCGGAATTGATGAATCTGAAACGTTTCTGCTTTAAGGCAGTTTAA
- the modA gene encoding molybdate ABC transporter substrate-binding protein, with protein sequence MKYKLYLLSTLLVLLLGHTSFASDLFVFAGAGMRVPLTELGQNFTEETGIKVIFDFAGSGRLGGKILLGVKPDLFIPGSEKWALKLKQEGYVKECIAVAYHTPVLISPKGNHKVKKLNDLTNKAYKIALGDGEACAIGRNNKKMFQAAGLDPAEMNVVARGVSVKQLVQWVETGTVDASIVWRADAIQSGQVEVVELPASINPIDSIPLCQMTQPSNSKEAFMFWKYLLENSATVFFKHGFQTIELK encoded by the coding sequence ATGAAATACAAGCTTTATCTGTTGTCGACCTTATTGGTCTTGCTCCTTGGCCACACGTCCTTTGCCTCAGATCTGTTTGTTTTTGCCGGTGCTGGCATGCGTGTGCCGTTGACTGAGTTGGGTCAGAATTTTACCGAAGAAACAGGTATCAAGGTTATCTTTGATTTTGCAGGCTCTGGTCGGTTGGGGGGTAAAATTCTCCTGGGGGTTAAACCTGATCTGTTTATTCCCGGATCGGAAAAGTGGGCTCTAAAACTTAAACAAGAAGGCTATGTCAAGGAATGTATTGCCGTTGCATATCATACCCCCGTCCTCATTTCTCCCAAAGGTAACCACAAGGTCAAAAAACTGAATGATCTGACCAACAAGGCTTATAAAATCGCTCTTGGTGATGGCGAAGCCTGCGCGATCGGGCGCAATAACAAGAAAATGTTTCAGGCTGCGGGACTCGACCCGGCCGAGATGAATGTTGTTGCCCGTGGCGTAAGCGTCAAACAACTAGTGCAGTGGGTCGAAACTGGTACTGTTGATGCTTCGATTGTCTGGCGCGCCGATGCTATCCAGTCTGGTCAGGTTGAGGTCGTTGAGCTGCCTGCTAGTATCAACCCGATTGACAGTATTCCTCTTTGCCAGATGACCCAACCGTCAAACTCGAAAGAAGCTTTTATGTTTTGGAAATACCTGCTTGAAAATAGCGCTACTGTTTTTTTTAAGCATGGCTTCCAAACAATTGAACTCAAATAA
- a CDS encoding molybdopterin molybdotransferase MoeA has product MMTAIAALPLPDAQAVLIGTAQSVGIETIATADALGRVLAEDIVAPHAFPDTRRSAVDGFALNQPGLQEYQIVETLGAGELPKHHLKDGQAAAVMTGATVPEGSVAVIRVEDTTVVDGILVLKAEASVGENINRIGEELSSGEPVLNSGDRLTPVNHSVLCCTGIAQVKVRRLPTIGILITGDEVLQLGQEHRPGSVYDSNRHFLVGCLAQLGIKCKVLGPVNDDETTISSSIDQLAQECDLVISSGGVSMGKYDFIRPLLHSSGFEVLVNRTGIKPGRPLIVARRGETLFFGMPGYPAACLVNFFYYLLPTVKKLMGINAVLPHVRSVQLATDLKGRKGRWDVIRMKLVTEAGEERAHKLSSQLTSHFLNFGICDGLALLGGDVDQISAGEQVEILEFIAQF; this is encoded by the coding sequence ATGATGACTGCGATAGCTGCTCTTCCACTTCCAGATGCACAAGCGGTTCTGATTGGCACGGCTCAATCTGTTGGAATTGAAACCATAGCAACAGCTGATGCTCTGGGTCGCGTGTTGGCTGAAGATATTGTTGCCCCTCACGCTTTTCCTGACACTCGGCGTAGTGCTGTTGATGGTTTTGCCCTCAATCAACCAGGGCTGCAGGAATACCAGATTGTTGAGACCCTTGGTGCGGGGGAACTCCCCAAGCATCACCTCAAAGACGGACAGGCCGCAGCCGTCATGACCGGTGCCACTGTTCCTGAAGGAAGCGTGGCCGTTATCCGGGTGGAGGATACGACCGTTGTTGATGGCATCCTCGTGCTCAAAGCTGAAGCCTCTGTGGGTGAAAATATTAATCGCATTGGTGAAGAGTTGAGCTCCGGAGAGCCTGTCCTGAATTCTGGTGACCGATTGACCCCGGTCAATCACAGTGTCCTCTGTTGCACCGGTATCGCGCAGGTTAAGGTTCGCCGGTTACCAACCATAGGAATCCTGATCACCGGTGACGAAGTTTTACAACTCGGTCAGGAACACCGACCGGGTAGTGTCTACGATAGTAATCGGCATTTCCTGGTCGGCTGCCTCGCGCAATTGGGCATAAAGTGCAAGGTCCTTGGACCGGTTAATGATGATGAGACGACCATCAGCAGCAGCATTGATCAGTTGGCTCAGGAGTGTGATTTAGTGATCTCTTCTGGTGGGGTTTCCATGGGTAAGTATGATTTTATCCGCCCATTGCTTCACTCCAGCGGTTTTGAAGTTCTGGTCAACCGCACCGGGATTAAGCCTGGACGTCCTCTGATCGTTGCTCGTCGAGGAGAAACCCTCTTTTTCGGGATGCCCGGCTATCCGGCTGCATGTCTGGTCAACTTCTTCTATTACCTGTTGCCTACAGTAAAAAAACTGATGGGGATCAATGCAGTTCTCCCTCATGTCAGAAGTGTGCAACTTGCCACAGATCTGAAAGGGCGCAAAGGGCGCTGGGATGTGATTCGGATGAAATTGGTAACCGAGGCGGGGGAGGAGCGAGCACATAAACTCAGCAGCCAGTTGACCTCACACTTTCTCAACTTTGGAATCTGTGATGGCCTGGCCCTGCTGGGGGGTGATGTTGACCAGATATCGGCAGGAGAGCAGGTCGAGATCCTTGAGTTTATAGCGCAATTTTAA
- a CDS encoding molybdopterin-binding protein, with translation MKKLALSETIGEVLGYDITEVNRKNNYKGVAFKRGHVIQEKDISLLQRIGKNHIYVWEGSESEIHEDAAARLLAPKIAGENIFFDAEPHEGKISFYSETRGIFKVDHKRLEQLNALAIPSLPTIHNNFPVTKGKQVAAFRIIPLTCSRDILNRMSMLVDESLISIKPYKITTASILVTGTEVHSGRISDDFTPILTDKLKQQGVDVTFSTILPDVKTEISQALQKAVAESELVLVTGGTSVDPDDVTVAAMKDAGVKFHEQGNPIQPGNNLTIGHVGLVPVCAVPAAALFFDKTALDIFLPRLLAGESITPNEIAKSGHGGLCHFCPKCHYPICPFGWGSS, from the coding sequence ATGAAGAAACTAGCACTGTCTGAAACCATTGGTGAGGTCCTCGGTTACGACATTACCGAGGTGAACCGGAAAAATAACTATAAAGGGGTGGCTTTTAAGCGCGGGCACGTTATCCAGGAAAAAGATATTTCCCTGTTGCAGCGTATCGGTAAGAACCATATCTATGTTTGGGAGGGATCGGAATCCGAGATTCATGAGGATGCTGCTGCTCGTCTGCTGGCTCCCAAAATCGCTGGTGAAAATATTTTTTTTGATGCTGAACCACATGAGGGGAAGATAAGTTTCTATTCTGAGACCAGGGGGATCTTCAAAGTCGACCATAAGCGTCTAGAGCAACTCAACGCTTTAGCAATTCCCTCGCTACCGACCATCCATAATAACTTCCCGGTAACTAAAGGAAAACAAGTCGCCGCTTTTCGGATCATACCCTTGACCTGTTCAAGAGATATTTTGAATCGAATGAGCATGCTTGTTGATGAGTCATTGATTTCGATCAAACCTTATAAAATCACGACCGCCTCGATTTTGGTTACGGGAACGGAAGTCCACAGTGGTCGTATCTCAGACGATTTTACCCCGATACTGACGGACAAATTGAAACAGCAGGGAGTTGATGTCACCTTTTCAACCATACTGCCTGATGTTAAAACTGAAATCAGTCAGGCGCTGCAGAAGGCTGTCGCAGAGAGTGAGTTGGTTCTGGTCACGGGGGGGACATCGGTTGATCCCGATGATGTTACGGTTGCTGCGATGAAAGATGCCGGAGTAAAATTTCATGAACAAGGCAATCCAATTCAACCAGGAAATAACTTGACGATTGGTCACGTTGGCCTTGTTCCCGTCTGTGCTGTTCCAGCAGCGGCTTTGTTCTTCGATAAGACAGCCCTCGACATCTTCCTGCCACGGCTTCTCGCCGGAGAATCGATCACTCCAAATGAAATCGCAAAGTCTGGACATGGTGGTTTATGCCATTTCTGTCCCAAATGTCATTATCCCATCTGCCCATTCGGCTGGGGGAGTTCATGA
- a CDS encoding molybdenum cofactor biosynthesis protein MoaE, whose product MDISKTIAKLKENQAFAENVGMVLVHNGVVRGWSRADHSGVAEIDISVDQDRAEEIRQEIEQMPGIYKVVMEARSGRMKPGDDVLFLIVAGDIRENVKPALALLLDRVKAEAVSKKEYCS is encoded by the coding sequence ATGGATATATCCAAAACCATAGCCAAGTTGAAAGAAAACCAAGCGTTTGCCGAAAATGTCGGCATGGTTCTCGTCCATAACGGTGTCGTCAGGGGTTGGTCGCGTGCAGACCATTCAGGCGTGGCTGAGATTGATATCAGTGTTGATCAAGACAGGGCAGAAGAAATCCGTCAGGAAATCGAACAGATGCCTGGCATCTATAAAGTTGTCATGGAGGCTCGTTCCGGAAGGATGAAACCAGGAGATGATGTTCTGTTCCTGATTGTGGCCGGAGACATTCGGGAAAATGTCAAACCAGCGCTGGCCCTGTTGCTCGACCGTGTTAAGGCTGAAGCCGTAAGCAAGAAAGAGTATTGCTCCTAA
- the moaC gene encoding cyclic pyranopterin monophosphate synthase MoaC, translating into MSFNHFDDHGQAIMVDVSEKKKTMRTAIVTARVLMKQKTLKSILEGDTRKGDVLGVARLAGIAASKKTPDLIPLSHPLAIHHASIDFDCNLDAGEITVRATVRAFERTGVEMEAMVSASLAALTIYDMCKGVDKGIQVENISLEFKEGGKSGTYRKDSSPGDQ; encoded by the coding sequence ATGAGCTTTAATCATTTTGATGACCATGGACAGGCGATCATGGTTGATGTCAGCGAAAAAAAGAAAACTATGAGGACTGCCATTGTCACGGCTCGGGTGCTCATGAAACAGAAAACCCTGAAATCAATTCTGGAGGGAGACACCCGAAAAGGTGATGTTCTCGGTGTTGCTCGTCTTGCAGGAATCGCCGCCAGCAAGAAAACTCCCGACCTGATCCCCCTGTCACATCCACTGGCGATCCATCATGCGTCTATCGACTTTGATTGCAATCTTGATGCTGGAGAAATTACCGTCCGTGCCACTGTCCGTGCATTTGAACGGACCGGTGTCGAGATGGAAGCAATGGTGTCAGCCTCCCTAGCGGCATTGACTATCTATGATATGTGTAAAGGTGTTGACAAAGGAATCCAGGTAGAAAATATCTCACTTGAATTCAAAGAGGGCGGCAAGAGTGGAACTTACCGGAAGGACTCCTCCCCTGGAGATCAATAA